One Flavobacterium cerinum genomic window, TATCCTGACATCCGGTGGTTATGCAAATGTAGACGAAGGTGAACGAACACTAATGGAACTGGTTGCCTATGCCGGAAAACGAATTATAATTATGCCCGGAGGCGGCTTGCGATCTGCTAATAGCTATAGGATTGCAACGCGAACGAATGCCGCATTTTATCATTCTTCAGCGATAACGGATGCTACAGGAATTGCATCACTTGAAGAGGTTAAAGCATTAAGAAAAAACCTGTCCGATTTTTAAAACGGACAGGTTTGTTTTTTAAAATAAACCGTTAATCTCGGCGTCTATTCGGTTGATAATGTTTCCTAAATCTTCCGGATTGTCTACGAAATTGATATTGTCTACATCAATGATCAATAATTTGCCTTTCGTGTAGGTCTGAATCCAGGCTTCATAACGTTCGTTCAGTCGGCTTAAATAATCAATAGAGATTGTATTTTCATATTCCCGTCCTCTTTTGTGAATCTGAGAAACCAGATTCGGAATTGAGCTGCGTAAGTAAATCAATAAATCCGGAGGAGCAACTAAACCTTCCATTAATTCAAAAAGGGAAGTATAATTACTGAAGTCACGATTCGTCATTAAACCCATTGCATGTAAATTGGGGGCAAAAATATGGGCATCTTCATATATGGTTCTGTCCTGTATAATCTTTTTTCCGCTTTGGCGAATTTGAAGCACTTGTCGGAAACGACTATTCAGGAAGTAAATTTGCAGGTTAAAAGACCAACGATCCATCTGATGGTAAAAATCATCTAAGTAAGGATTGTCCACTACATCTTCAAAATGCGGTTCCCACTTAAAATGTTTTGCCAAAAGGCGGGTTAATGTTGTTTTTCCGGCACCAATGTTTCCTGCTACAGCTATATGCATTATGGTAAATTAATTTTATAATTTCTGATTTCGTTATTGGTAAAAGTAGCTAAAATTTGCTCTTTATAATAAAAACTTTTGATGCTTTTTTCGGGGAGTTGGATATTTATCGTAACGGCATTTTCTAAGTCATAAAGAAACAAGCGGTTGTCTTTTTGAAAAAGAATTCGGGTAGGCGAAATAAATTGCAGATTGTCAAATGCGGGTAACTGCCCCAGATAGCTTATTTTTCCGAAAATACTGGAAACATAGCAATTATTACGGATGTCAACCCAGTAAAAATAATTGTAATCCGATTGATACTGCTGTATGGCATCTTTGATCGGGGTTGAAATCGGACTAAAAGTGTTTTTAAATATGTCGTATAAACCCAGTTTTTGTGAATTCAGATCAAACAGCCACAAGCGATTCTGAGAAGCAAGACTAACAGCCTGCGGAAATAACTCCGGATTGGTTTCAGAAAAATTGATCTTCTGTGTTTCGTTTAATTGATTGTCTAATAATACGACAGCATTAAATACTTTATAATAAAGAACGATTTGTAACGGATTTTGGAGGTCAACCTGACGAATGGCTCCGAAAGCAAGATTGCGATATTGGAATTGCTGATTGCGGTTTGTTTTCCGAAATTCATTTTCTTTGATGGTATAAGTACTGCCAAACGGATCATTGCCGATAAAGAAGTCGCCTTCCATTTGTTCCGACGAAAGAAAAACCGGACTGATGTCTTTGGTTTGGGAACAGATGTGAAGACTGACCAACAAACAGAGGGAAAAAACAATTTTTTGCATCATGCTGCAAATTACAAATAAACCTTTTATAAAGTAAAGAGTCCTATGTAAAATTGATCTTGCTTTGTAACAAAAAGCAGATTTAAAAGTCTTATTCAAAAAAGCCAAACAAAAACAACAAGATGAAAAAAACAATACTAACAGGGATAGCATTTTTAGGTTTTGCTATCACCGCTATGGCCCAGGGTTTTCAAGGAATGGCCGTCTATGAATCCAAAACCACAGCTCCTGAGTTTAAGATGGAAGGGAATGGAATTACACCTGAAATGCAGAAAATGATTCAGGAACGTATGAGAAAAATGCTGGAAAAAACATTTGTGCTGAATTTCGATAAATCGACTTCCATTTATAAAGAGGAAGAAAAGCTGGATGCGCCCGGACAACAGGGACCTGGCGGAAGAATGATGAATTCGATGATGGGAGCCGGAGGAACGTTTTTTAAAAATATAAAAGATAAAACCTATACCGTAGATAAAGAATTTATGGGTAAAGAGTTTTTGATCAACGATTCTTTAGCGAAACTGGAATGGAAACTGGAAGGTGAAACTAAAAAAATCGGGGATTACAATTGTTTTAAAGCCACAGCAATAAAACCGGTAAGCCAATCGGATTTCCGTAATTTCAGAAGAAAAAAAGAGGGCGCTAAAAAAGAAGAGGCTAAAAAAGAGAAAACAACCAATTTTATGGATGATTTCGAAATGCCGAAAGAAATTACAATAACAGCGTGGTATACACCGGATATTCCGGTAAGTCAGGGACCGGAAAGTTATTGGGGATTACCGGGGCTAATCCTGGAAGTTAACGATGGTCGTACGGTGATTGTATGTTCTAAAGTGGTAATGAATTCGAAAGACAAAGTAGAGATAAAAGCTTCTAAAAACGGTAAAGTCGTTAAACAAAAAGAATACGATGAAATCGTGGTGAAAAAAATGGAAGAAATGCGTGAAATGAACGGCGGACAAGGTCCGGGTCGTATGCAAATGCGAATGGGCCGTTAATCACTAACCAATAAGTTTATAGCCTCTGCCTCTTACATTGATGATTTGAATGGAAGGGTCGGAGGCTAATTTTTTACGCAGTTTTGAAATAAAAACATCCATACTCCGACCGTTAAAAAAATCATCTTTACCCCATATGTGGAGTAATGCAGCCGATTTGTCAAGAATTTCATTTCGGTTTTCCAACAGCAGTTTTAAGACCAATGCTTCCCGATGAGTCAAAGAATAAACCGTCTCCTTATGGGATAAGATTTGTTTGTTGAAATTAAAATCGTAAGAACCGATACGATTTTGATCTTCCGTAGTATGTTGAGCTATACGTCCCAATAGAGCATGAATCCGAACGATCAACTCTTCCATGCTAAACGGCTTTTTTATGTAGTCGTTTCCGCCGTGATTAAATCCGTCTACCACATCCTGAACCTGCGATTTTGCACTTAAAAAAAGCAACGGTATCGTTTTATCTGTTTTTCGGATTTCCTGAGCCAGTGTAAAACCATCTTTTTTAGGCATCATAATGTCCAAAACAACAGCATCGGGCCTTTCGTTTATAAACGCTCGGTATGCATCTTCACCATTTATGCAATGCGTTACTTTAAAATCACGGGTTTCCAGACTTTCCTTGATAATCAGACCCAGTGTTTCTTCGTCTTCAGCCAGTAATAAATTGATTTTACTCATGTGGAATTGTGATTTTAAATGTGGTTATTTCATCCGAAATCAGTTCAAGTGTTCCGCCGTGTTTTAGAATAATATTACGGGCATAATACAATCCGATTCCGAAACCTTTTTGATCATGTCGGTTGTTACTGGGAATCCGGTAAAACTTATCGAAAATTTTCGCGCGTTGGGATTTGTCTATCCCGGAGCCGTTGTCACTAACGGTAATGCTGGTTTTTCCGCTTTCTTCCGTAAGTGTTAATATGATTTGATCACCACCGTATTTAATAGCATTGTCAATCAGATTGGTGATCACATTTTCAAAATGAAAAACATCAACATAAATTAGAATTTCCGGATTCGTCGTCTTTAGAGAAATACTCTTTTCGGTTTTGATCTGTATCTTTTCAAGTATGTTTTGAGTTAATTCATTTAAGTTGACCGATTCCCGTCGCAATTGTAATTGATCACTTTCTAAAAAGGAAGTTTCCAAAATTTTCTCTACAATCTGATGTAGTTTCGCTAAATGCTGATTGGATATTGCCAGGTATTTCTTTGTTTTCTCCGGCTCATTCTCGGTGTTGAATTTTTCTATTCCTTCAAGTGCACTGGTTACAACGGCAATCGGCGTTTTGAGCTCGTGTGATACATTACTGATAAAATCATTTTTAATAATAGCGAGCTGTTTTTGTTGGCGGATAATATACAGCAGATAGAAAAGAGAAAAAACAATACACAATGATAAAATCAAGGATAAGAGTATACCGGCAAGACCTTCTTTTAGGGTTTTAAAAAAAATATCAGGGAAAAATAATTCCAGTTTACCGTCCTGTGGTAAATAAGTTGATTTAGAAGCTGTAGTAAAACTATATTTTTTATCTCCGGGATTTTGATATTCCGATACCGTCCGATGATTTCGTGTGTATAATAATGCGTAATCCATATCAAGTTGCTTACGGCTAAACTCACGATCGAGATAGTTCGCAATTTTGGGTAAGTCAATACTGTCCTGACGTACGGCAATAATGATTTTTTGGGCTAATACCTGTATGTTTTTGATCTCCGAAACGGATGGGTTGGGTTCGTCGGAGGAATATTTAATAAGGACTTTTTTGTGTTTCGGTTTGGAGGAATCAGCCTGGACCTTTGTCCGGTATACGCGTATGTTTTTTACATCACCGGGAACAGGTAAATCAGATGGATCAGGCAAATTTATCGTATCGCGATAAGTAATATTCGATTTGGCTTTTTCACTGTAATAACTGTCAATACCATTATCTAAAGCGATCTGAATTGTATTGATCAAATTTTGTTTATTCGTCCGGTAGCTGGTAATATTCCAATAGATTTGAATCCCTACAGTGATAAGAATTGTAAAGGTGATCCAGTAAACGATATGGTTCCGGAAAAATGATTTCATGATTCAAAAGTAATAACTGCCGGGATATCTTTTTTAGCGTTAACACACGTTAACATTCATTACGTTCCTGTTAAAGCTTGCTCAAATACATTTGTATCAGGAAATTAATAAAAAAACACGATGAAAAAAAGTATTTTATGGGGAGCACTTCTTTTGTGGAGCATTGGAAGCGTTCAGGCACAGCAGCAATTTAGCGGTAAAGCGGTTTATGAATCCAAACGTGATATGTCGAAGCTAAAAGTGGAAGGCAATAGTATGACACCGGAAATACAGCAGCGAATTCTCGAGCAAATGAAAAAGAATATGGAGAAAACCTTTGTGCTGGATTTTGATAAAACAACTTCGCTTTATAAGGAAGAAGAGAAACTGGAAAGTCCGTTGGCCGATGCCGGATCGGGTGTTCGGGTGCGCGTTTCTACCAGAGGGGGAAATTTGTATAAAAATGTAAAAGAGAAACGCTATGTCGATGAAAATGAAATATTCGGAAAAGAATTTTTGATTAAGGATGCGTTGACCGATTGGAAGTGGGAAATGAGTTCCGAAACGAAAATGATTGGCGATTATACCTGTTATAAAGCGACAGCGATTCGGAATAAAATAGCAGAACCGAAGCCTAAAGATAAAAAATCGGTTTTAAATCTTGAAGAAACAGAACCGAAGGAAGTTCGTGTTACAGCTTGGTATACGCCGGATATTCCGGTAAGTCAGGGACCGGATGATTATTGGGGATTGCCGGGATTAATTCTCGAGGTAAGCGACGGGAATACGACTATTTTGTGCTCTAAAATTGTGCTGAATCCAAAAGAAAAAACACAAATTAAAGAACCTACAAAAGGAAAAGTAGTAACGCAAAATGAATATGATACGATACTGCGTAAAAAAGCAGAAGAGACTTTTGAAGTGTCGAAAAATGAAAAAGGGAAAACGGTTATTCGAATCGGCGGATAATATTGAAATAATAATGCATTGTTTTCGTAACAAAAAATAAAAAAAAACGTCTATAAAGATTGAACCAAATTCATTTTTTGAAGTCTTAGAATAGTATAAACTCAAAAGGAAAGTAAAATCAGTATAATGAAGAAATATTTACACCTACTATTTTGTCTGTTGTCATTGGCCGGTTATGCCCAGAATATCCGCTATGAAGGCGTTATTAAAGATACTTTGGGAGCACCGTTGGAAATGGCTAATATCATGGCGATCAATAAAGAAACAAAAGCCATGGATGCCTATGCGATCACAAATGATGCGGGAAAGTTTCAGATGTCTTTAAAAGCCAATACTAATTATACGATTAAAGCCAGTTACGTAGGCTATTCGGCTTATGAAGCCGATCTGAAAACGGGGGCAACGAATATGAGTAAAACGATAAGCCTGCATGAAGGGATTGATTTACAAGGCGTGCAGATTGTAAAAGAAATGCCGGTTACCATAAAAGGCGATACCATTGTCTATAATGCCGATTCGTTTAAAAACGGAACAGAACGGAAATTAGGCGATGTGCTGAAAAAACTACCGGGTGTTGAGGTGAATGCCGATGGTGAAATTGAGGTAGAAGGTAAAAAAGTCCAGAAAGTAATGGTGGAAGGAAAAGACTTTTTTGACGGTGATACTAAAATTGCGACAAAAAATATACCGGCTGATGCTTTGGATAAGATTCAGGTATTGCGGAATTATAATGAAGTGTCCAATTTAAAAGGACTGGAAAACAACGAAGAGAATGTAGCGCTGAACATCAAATTAAAAGAAGGAAAGAAAAATTTCTGGTTTGGGGAAATGATGGCCGGAATTGGTGTCGGACATGAGGAAGATCGCCATATTGTGAATCCGAAATTGTTTTATTACAATCCGAAGTACAGCGTTAATGTAATCGGTAATCTGAATAATATAGGAGAATTGCCGTTAACGATGCAGGACTATTTTAAGTTTTCAGGCGGATTTAAAAACATGATGCGAAAAGGCGGAACGTCATTTAATGTTTCTTCAAACGACCTGGCCATTTTAGGACTTCGTAATAATCGGGCAAAAGAAATCGATACCAAATTCGGAGCGGCAAACTTTAGTTATAACCCATCCAAAGCGTGGACACTTAGCGGATTCGGAATTTTCTCCGCCAGTAAAACCGATTTGGAAACGAATTCCAGAACGGTGCGAACGGATAACTTACCGGACGGAACTACGGCAACGATTACTGAAGAACGCCAGGATCTGACACGCCAGAAAACCAATTTGGGGCTGTTTAAACTAAGTTCAAGTTATGTGCCGTCGGATAAAGTGCATTTTGATTACGATGCTTTTATTAAGGTATCCGATCAAAAAGAAACCAATAGTGTTTATTCGAGTTTATTGGATGATATTTATACCAATAAAAAGCAAAAACCGTTTTCAATAAGTCAAAACCTGAATTACTATTATACTTTAAATAATAAGAATGTTTTTGCTTTTGAAATGCAACATTTGTATCAGGAAGAAGATCCTTTTTATAATGCAAATCTGCAATTACAACCGTTTCAGTTACCGGGATATGTGATCGGACAAAATCGTAATGATCTGACGCAAAACCGTTTTGTGAAAACAAATAAATTAGATGCGAAGTTTGATTATTACTATATGGTAACGCCAAAAAGTAATATCAATGTAACGATAGGAAATACGTATTCCAATCAGAATTTTAATTCTCATATTTTCCAGATTCTGGATAACGGTAATACAAATGACCTGAACGATCCGCAGAACAATAATAATGTGGATTATACATTTAACGATGTGTTTTTGGGATTGCATTATAAATTTATAACCGGGAAGTTTACGTTTAATCCGGGATTCAGTCTGCATAACTATACGATGAATAACGAACAGTTGCAAACCGAGTTTAAAAACAATTTTGTACGCGTGTTACCGGATTTTTATGCGCTGTATCAAATTAAAAAATCAGAAACGCTGACGTATAATTTCTCCCTGACGAATAACTTTACGGACATCGCCAAATTAGCGGAAGGTTATGTGTTTTCCAATTATAACAGTTTATTCAGTGGTAATCGTACATTGGAAAGCTCGTTGTCGCAAGTACATAGTTTGCGTTATTTTAAATACAACATGTTTAACTTTGAAAATATTTTTGCCAATATTACCTATACCCGACAAACAGATGCGATTAAATCGAAAGCCCTTTTTGACGGTGTAAATCAGGTGTCGTCTTCAGTGAATATGAATTCGGCTTTTGCAGATGAAAGTTTTACGGCCAATGCAAATTACGGGCGTTCTTTTCTTCGCTATTATAAAGCATCGATCGGCGGAAATTTCAGTTGGAGTAAAAACAACAATATCCGGGTATTTCAGAATAACGTAGAAGAAACCCAGACAACCGATTCGTATACGCAGAATTATAACGTGAAATTTTCAACCAATTTCAAGAAATTACCGAATATTGAGTTGGGCTACGGATTCACCAAAAACGATTTCTTTAGTGATACCTTCTTTGTCGATAGTCCTTCGGTAACATTGGAGTATTATTTTCTTGATGCTTTTTCATTTACATCGGATTATACTTTTTATCACAACCGAAATAAAGCCAATACAATCGATAACGAATATGATTTTTTGAATGCAAGTCTGACTTATCAAAAAAAGGATAGTAAATGGGAATACAAAGTTTCAGCGACGAACCTTTTGAATACAACATCATTAAATGATAGTAGTTTTAATCAGTTAGGCGGTTCCAGTAGCTTTTCACAATATCTGGTACAACCGCGATATATTATATTCTCTTTAAAATACAATCTATAAAAACGAATCGTTATTAAAAAGAAACAGCCTGCAATTGCAGGCTGTTTTGTTATATAAGGCTCCGATTATAAGCCGAAAGCTTCTTTGATAGCGTCTACGTAATCCAGTTTCTCCCAGGTAAACAATTCTACAGTAACGGTTTTTTCTTTTCCGCCCGGAGCAATAAAGGTTTTAGTTACCGTTTCCGGTGTTCTTCCCATGTGTCCGTAAGCAGCAGTTTCGCTGTAAATAGGATTTCTTAATTTTAAACGTTGTTCGATAAAGTAAGGACGCATGTCGAAGATGCTCTCTACTTTTTTCGCAATTTCACCGTCAGTCAGATTTACCTTTGACGTACCGTAAGTATTAATGTAAATACCCATTGGTTTTGCTACACCGATTGCATAAGAAACCTGAACCAGAATTTCATCGGCAATACCGGCAGCTACCAGGTTTTTAGCGATATGACGGGTAGCATAAGCCGCACTACGGTCTACTTTACTCGGATCTTTTCCGGAGAAAGCACCACCACCGTGAGCTCCTTTTCCGCCATAAGTATCTACAATGATTTTTCTTCCCGTTAATCCGGTGTCACCGTGAGGTCCTCCGATAACGAATTTTCCGGTCGGGTTAATGTGGTACTCGATTCTTTCGTTGAATAGATGTGCATATTGAGGATTCTTTGCAATGATACGCGGAATCAAAATTTCGATAATATCTTTTTTGATTTTTGCTAACATCGTTGCTTCTTCATCAAAATCATCATGTTGTGTAGAAATTACAATAGCATCAATACGCACCGGTTTGTTGTTATTGTCGTATTCTAACGTTACCTGAGACTTAGCATCGGGGCGTAAATATGTGATTTCGTTATTCTCTCTTCGCAATGCAGAAAGTTCCTGTAATAATTTGTGCGAAAGATTTAAAGCCAATGGCATATAATCTTCGGTTTCGTTTGTTGCATAACCAAACATCATTCCCTGGTCACCGGCACCCTGATCTTCCTTGTTAGATCGGTCAACACCCTGGTTGATATCTTGTGATTGTTCGTGAATAGCTGATAAAACGCCACAAGAGTTGGCTTCGAACATATATTCACTTTTGGTATAACCGATTTTTTTGATCACCTCACGGGCAATCTGCTGTACATCCAGGTAAATTTTAGATTTTACTTCACCGGCAAGAATTACCTGTCCGGTAGTAACTAATGTTTCACATGCTACTTTCGATTCCGGATCGAAAGCTAAAAAATTATCAATTAATGCATCAGAAATTTGATCGGCAATCTTATCCGGATGTCCCTCACTTACTGATTCTGACGTAAATAAATAAGCCATAAGTTTAATTTTTATAATTAAGCGAGGAAAAAATATTGCAGGAAATGCCTAAAGAAGTAAGTACTGCTTTAGCATTTTTTTAATACCGATTGTTGGAATCGGTAAGAGGTTGCAATCAGTTCAAATTTTTCCTCTTGAAATTTTTGTTTGCAAATTTATGAAAGACTTCGTTCTTAATAAAGAAAAAAAGCAAAAAAAAATAACAGGATTGGTAAAAAATGTGAAAACGAAAATTTTGCAATTACGTAATTGTTAGGTTCTGTGATAGAATTCTTGTGTTGAACGCATTATAACTCTTAAAAAAATAATACTCTTAAAAAATGAAGTATAATGAATAACGGTAAAATAGTAAAGCTACTCTTCTTGTGAGGACAGTTTTTTTATGCATTGTTGTAAAAATGGTTTATAATCACTGACAAACAGTTCTAAATATTGATTGATTGACGGTAAAAGGGAAATTTTGGTGAATTAATTTAAATTTAGTCTAAATGAAAATAAAATTATTTTTTACAGTTACATTGCTTTTTTCAATAGTGGTCAATGCACAAACATCCGGGACAAGAATTCTTTTTGAAGATGATTTTGAGTCTTATGATGACTTTGCTTTACCTGATGGTAGTACAATGAAGATTGGGGACTGGATAGTTCACGATAAAGATGGATTAATGAGCTATACGGGTACCGATGGAATAATGTGGGAGGGCAGAGGAGAGCCCATGGGCTTTATGATTTTTAATCCGACGGCAGCCGGAGTTGCTCATCTGACTACAAATCCCACAAGGAATTTTGATCCCAAATCCGGTGAAAAATATGCCGGTTCATGGCGAGGTATTCCGTCAGAATTTAATCCTTATTTGAAATTTAGTGACGACTGGTTAATAAGCCCCGAAATCACACTGGGAGCCTCGGGTAATGAAGTCAGCTTTTGGGTAAAATCACTTTCAGATGCCTACGGATTAGAAAGTTATACTGTAGCAGTGTATCCGGAGGGAGTTCCTGTGTTCTCCTGGCAAAATCCATATGGTTATGACGTGATTGCGGGTAGCTATGAACAACCGCTACTAGCTCCGTTTAATGATTGGGAACAAAAAACATTTAATCTAGATGCCTATGCGAATCAAACAATCAGAGTTGCTATTAATTGTTTATCAAGTGAGAAGCTTTTCTTTATGGTGGATGATTTTAAAGTGACAACTGCTGATGAAGGCGCGTTGGGAACAACTGATTTCTTCGCTGAAAATTTCTCAATATTTCCGAATCCGGCGAATGAGGTGTTAAATATTGCTGCTAAAAAAGAAATGATAATAAACAGCCTTCAGATTACGGATTTGTCCGGGCGAATCGTAAAATCGGTAACCCTGCAAAAACTAACGGAATTTCAGGTCAATATTATGGATTTAAAGGCCGGAATGTATTTTGTTTCAATAGATACAAACGAGGGTATAGTAACCTCTCGATTTCTGAAAAAATAACTATTTTTATAAGCTTGAAAAGGTGAAAAAAGGAAAGGAAATAAAAACAAATGAGAAGACTGTTTTCCATCACTTAATTCTAAATACGTAGTATTTAGGGAACTGCGTAGGAAAAATAAAAATGTTAAAATTTGTTTTTTGGTTTGGTTATTCCAAAATAAGTTTTCAACTTTGCCCCATCAAATAGAAAATAGAGATGAAATCAATTAAGCGAAATATGTGTATTATGATGTGGAAAAGTTCCGCAGGGGATACCATTGCTTAATTTTGAAATTTCAAATTTAAAATATAGTACTAAAGCCCCTGCCAAAAGCAGGGGCTTTTTTTATTTAAAAAAAACAAAACAGTAAGAATCAGAAAATAGGAATTAAAAAAATGAAAGCAACAGCAAGCGTAAAGATGATTATGAAACGAATGATGTGTATGTCGATGTACGCAACCCATTGCTATTGCCAAAAGCGAATGACTTAGTCTAGTTTATATAGTTCAAACTGTAAAGTCCTTTTGGTAAAGCGCCAAAAGGACTTTTTTTTTAAATCAAAATCTAACTTAAAATCAATAAAAACATGAGCACTCAGAAATTTTCAACAAACGCATTGCACGCAGGACATAACGTATCAAATAACGCAGGAACCCGTGCCGTACCAATTTATCAGACAACATCCTATGTCTTTAATAATGCCGAACATGCTGCCAATTTATTCGGACTTACTGAGGCAGGATATATCTATACCCGCTTGAATAATCCAACTAACGATATTCTGGAACAACGCCTGGCAGCTTTGGAAGGGGGTATCGGAGCAGTAGTAACAGCATCGGGAACAGCAGCCATCGCTACAACTCTTTTAGTATTGTTGCGATCCGGCGATCATATTGTAGCCTCCAACAGCTTGTATGGCGGAACATATAATTTATTAAATGTGACTTTACCGCGATTGGGAATTACCACAACATTTGTGGATCCGTCTGATCCGGAAAACTTCACAAAAGCAGCGAAAGAAAATACAAGAGTATTCTTTGTGGAAAGTCTTGGAAATCCAAAGCTGGATGTACTGGATTTAAAAGCGATTTCAAAGCAGGCGCAAAAATTTAAGGTACCTTTTATTGTGGACAACACTGTAGCAACACCTTATTTACTGAATCCGATTGAACACGGAGCGAATATTGTAATTCACTCGCTAACAAAATACATTTCCGGAAACGGTACCTCACTGGGAGGAGCCATTATTGATGCCGGTAATTTTGATTGGAGCAATGGTAAATTCCCTGAATTTACAGAACCTTCAACAGGATACCATGGATTGATTTATCACCAGGCATTAGGAAATGCGGCTTTTATTGCCAAAGTCAGAATCGAAGGATTACGGGATTTTGGAGCAGCATTAAGTCCGTTCAACGCCTTTCAGATTATTCAGGGATTAGAAACACTGGATATCCGGGTGAAAAAACACAGCGAGAATGCATTGGCATTAGCACAATGGCTGGAACAACAGGAAGAAGTTGCCTGGGTAAATTATCCGGGATTACCATCCAGTCGCTATTATGAATTAGCCAAACAGTATTTACCTAAAGGACAAAACGGAGTAGTAACCTTCGGATTAAAAGGAGGATTTGATGCCGCACGACAAGTAGCTGATGAAACGGAATTGTTCTCGTTGTTAGCCAATATTGGAGATTCAAAATCTTTAATTATTCACCCGACGAGTACCACACATCAGCAATTAACGGATGAACAACAAATTACAACTGGTGTAACCAAAGATTTGATCCGTTTATCAGTCGGTTTAGAAGATCTGGAAGATTTAAAAGCCGACTTAAAACAAGCATTTGAAAAAGTTAAATTAAAAAGAAAAGTAACGTCATGAGTACCAAAATAGTAAACGTATTAGGATTTGTTGAAAACAACGATCAGTTTGTTGTTAAAACAGAGAACTTCAAAGTAAGAATAAGTAATAATGTAGTCCTGGGTGACCAAAACGGACCAAGCCCGGTTGAGTTTTTACTCGCTGGTTTTGCCGGAAGCATAAATGCGGTAGGACACATAGTGGCCAGAGAGCTTAAACTGGATCTTAAAGCACTTCAGGTAGAAATATCAGGTGAACTGGAAACCAGTAAAATCGCAGGAATGGACACCAATAGCAGACCGGGATTAAAATGCATAGAAGTAGTTGTAAAACCAACTACCGATGCACCGCTGGTATTGCTAAAACAATGGATAGATACCGTAAAAGACAGATGCCCGCTAAGAGACAGCTTACTGAATACTTCTTCAGTATTGCTAACACTGGTAAAAGAATACAACCAGTCGCAGGTGTCTTAACGGAATGATCCGAAACCAAAAAAAGAAAATTAAGTTGTTTTGTTTGTTTACTGCCTCTACCCGTCTGCAAATGGTAGAGGCAGTTTTAAAAAAGTAAAGATGAGTACATTATATAAAATCGATCTGTTTGATTTTGCACT contains:
- a CDS encoding TonB-dependent receptor; the encoded protein is MKKYLHLLFCLLSLAGYAQNIRYEGVIKDTLGAPLEMANIMAINKETKAMDAYAITNDAGKFQMSLKANTNYTIKASYVGYSAYEADLKTGATNMSKTISLHEGIDLQGVQIVKEMPVTIKGDTIVYNADSFKNGTERKLGDVLKKLPGVEVNADGEIEVEGKKVQKVMVEGKDFFDGDTKIATKNIPADALDKIQVLRNYNEVSNLKGLENNEENVALNIKLKEGKKNFWFGEMMAGIGVGHEEDRHIVNPKLFYYNPKYSVNVIGNLNNIGELPLTMQDYFKFSGGFKNMMRKGGTSFNVSSNDLAILGLRNNRAKEIDTKFGAANFSYNPSKAWTLSGFGIFSASKTDLETNSRTVRTDNLPDGTTATITEERQDLTRQKTNLGLFKLSSSYVPSDKVHFDYDAFIKVSDQKETNSVYSSLLDDIYTNKKQKPFSISQNLNYYYTLNNKNVFAFEMQHLYQEEDPFYNANLQLQPFQLPGYVIGQNRNDLTQNRFVKTNKLDAKFDYYYMVTPKSNINVTIGNTYSNQNFNSHIFQILDNGNTNDLNDPQNNNNVDYTFNDVFLGLHYKFITGKFTFNPGFSLHNYTMNNEQLQTEFKNNFVRVLPDFYALYQIKKSETLTYNFSLTNNFTDIAKLAEGYVFSNYNSLFSGNRTLESSLSQVHSLRYFKYNMFNFENIFANITYTRQTDAIKSKALFDGVNQVSSSVNMNSAFADESFTANANYGRSFLRYYKASIGGNFSWSKNNNIRVFQNNVEETQTTDSYTQNYNVKFSTNFKKLPNIELGYGFTKNDFFSDTFFVDSPSVTLEYYFLDAFSFTSDYTFYHNRNKANTIDNEYDFLNASLTYQKKDSKWEYKVSATNLLNTTSLNDSSFNQLGGSSSFSQYLVQPRYIIFSLKYNL
- the metK gene encoding methionine adenosyltransferase, which codes for MAYLFTSESVSEGHPDKIADQISDALIDNFLAFDPESKVACETLVTTGQVILAGEVKSKIYLDVQQIAREVIKKIGYTKSEYMFEANSCGVLSAIHEQSQDINQGVDRSNKEDQGAGDQGMMFGYATNETEDYMPLALNLSHKLLQELSALRRENNEITYLRPDAKSQVTLEYDNNNKPVRIDAIVISTQHDDFDEEATMLAKIKKDIIEILIPRIIAKNPQYAHLFNERIEYHINPTGKFVIGGPHGDTGLTGRKIIVDTYGGKGAHGGGAFSGKDPSKVDRSAAYATRHIAKNLVAAGIADEILVQVSYAIGVAKPMGIYINTYGTSKVNLTDGEIAKKVESIFDMRPYFIEQRLKLRNPIYSETAAYGHMGRTPETVTKTFIAPGGKEKTVTVELFTWEKLDYVDAIKEAFGL
- a CDS encoding T9SS-dependent choice-of-anchor J family protein gives rise to the protein MKIKLFFTVTLLFSIVVNAQTSGTRILFEDDFESYDDFALPDGSTMKIGDWIVHDKDGLMSYTGTDGIMWEGRGEPMGFMIFNPTAAGVAHLTTNPTRNFDPKSGEKYAGSWRGIPSEFNPYLKFSDDWLISPEITLGASGNEVSFWVKSLSDAYGLESYTVAVYPEGVPVFSWQNPYGYDVIAGSYEQPLLAPFNDWEQKTFNLDAYANQTIRVAINCLSSEKLFFMVDDFKVTTADEGALGTTDFFAENFSIFPNPANEVLNIAAKKEMIINSLQITDLSGRIVKSVTLQKLTEFQVNIMDLKAGMYFVSIDTNEGIVTSRFLKK
- a CDS encoding O-acetylhomoserine aminocarboxypropyltransferase/cysteine synthase family protein, which translates into the protein MSTQKFSTNALHAGHNVSNNAGTRAVPIYQTTSYVFNNAEHAANLFGLTEAGYIYTRLNNPTNDILEQRLAALEGGIGAVVTASGTAAIATTLLVLLRSGDHIVASNSLYGGTYNLLNVTLPRLGITTTFVDPSDPENFTKAAKENTRVFFVESLGNPKLDVLDLKAISKQAQKFKVPFIVDNTVATPYLLNPIEHGANIVIHSLTKYISGNGTSLGGAIIDAGNFDWSNGKFPEFTEPSTGYHGLIYHQALGNAAFIAKVRIEGLRDFGAALSPFNAFQIIQGLETLDIRVKKHSENALALAQWLEQQEEVAWVNYPGLPSSRYYELAKQYLPKGQNGVVTFGLKGGFDAARQVADETELFSLLANIGDSKSLIIHPTSTTHQQLTDEQQITTGVTKDLIRLSVGLEDLEDLKADLKQAFEKVKLKRKVTS